From a region of the Alnus glutinosa chromosome 1, dhAlnGlut1.1, whole genome shotgun sequence genome:
- the LOC133880819 gene encoding uncharacterized protein LOC133880819, with translation MQAGEACGGCGSSEKWVLHTIRQRGSYRRICTDCVLKNHPSLFCPLCLVVFDKESSPLPPLSDRLMCLHCSTIAHRSCAGSSPSFLCPPCSNPSFAFFDPTPKRAIDLELAKALLAAARIAATSIHKAAAAARVDAERRVKEAAFARKKAREALDGIAFLFVAKETSKKPLRLTPNGVEGGKNATNGLLSLSAAAAQRSAHASED, from the coding sequence ATGCAAGCGGGAGAAGCGTGCGGCGGATGCGGGTCGTCGGAGAAGTGGGTGCTCCACACTATCCGGCAGCGAGGGAGCTACCGGCGGATATGCACGGACTGCGTTCTGAAGAACCACCCGTCGCTCTTCTGCCCGCTCTGCTTGGTGGTGTTCGACAAGGAGTCGTCCCCGCTGCCCCCCCTTTCGGACCGCCTCATGTGCCTCCACTGCTCCACCATCGCCCACCGCTCCTGCGCCGGCTCGTCTCCCTCCTTCCTCTGCCCTCCCTGCTCCAACCCTAGCTTCGCTTTCTTCGATCCCACTCCCAAGCGGGCCATCGACCTCGAGTTGGCCAAGGCGCTCTTGGCCGCCGCGCGGATCGCCGCCACGTCCATCCACAAGGCCGCCGCCGCAGCCAGGGTCGACGCCGAGCGCCGCGTGAAGGAGGCCGCCTTCGCCAGGAAGAAAGCCAGGGAGGCCTTGGATGGCATCGCTTTTCTTTTCGTCGCCAAAGAAACTTCCAAGAAACCCCTTCGCTTAACCCCAAACGGCGTTGAGGGTGGCAAGAACGCAACCAACGGCTTGCTTTCTCTTTCCGCCGCGGCTGCTCAACGGAGCGCTCATGCTAGCGAGGACTGA